Genomic window (Eubalaena glacialis isolate mEubGla1 chromosome 6, mEubGla1.1.hap2.+ XY, whole genome shotgun sequence):
GAAAAAATCTTCTTGTACAATAAAACAGTAAAGAAGGATTAGCTTTCCTTTAGCAATATGTTCATAGagttatttaataaaaaagatatatCTTTACCTTTTTCAATTATTATCACTATTGGAATTGTGTCAAGAAAAGGATCTAGATTTTTAATatcagatgtttttaaaaatatcaatccaTAGAAAATTAATGTGTTTTGCCTCTAATAATTCTGTCTCATAAAGACCCTGATCCTTTCCATGGTAAATACAGCTTTCCTGCCATATTTATGCCATTAGTCTTTATACCATCATCATTCTTTATACCATCAGCAACAACTAGATAGAAGTGGAAacattttattaacaaaaatagCACAGTAATTGGATATTGTATATGGCaataaaggaacaaacaaaccaaaaaaaaccccaaaaaactattGGACTATTTTGCCAGGCAGGACTCAATGAGAATGtagcattatttattatttttatacatttacaaTCCCTTGTCTAGAACTTAAAATATCATTGACTCTTCACATTGTATTATTGATGTTTTATGCGATCTTCGCAGTATAGGATAAATACTTCTTATTGTGTCTTTTCCTGAACATAGGATTTGGCTAGGAGCTATTGAGGAAATCAGTTAAATCAGTATAAGTGATTAATTAACAAAGGAGAAGTGTATTTTAGATATCACTATACTAAAAATACCCCTCAATATACACATTTTATTCTATAGACCTCAAATAATGCATGTGTTACACTAACTATGGCACACAGAGGTgctgtacacacacaaaaattatatacatacttACTTTTTACTGTAAAACATGTTGTAGATATCTCATGTTTAAGAAATGTTGATGCACGTAAAAGTGAACACCATATAACCACATAAAAACATACAAACCAGTAAGAATGACAGTGCTATAAATTAGCCtgaaaacattatttacaatcaAATGTTAAAATCAATCCTgtcaaaaaagtaaaacaaagcaaaagcagtATTTATCTAAACATTTGGTTTCTCTGCCAAAACAAACATCACGAAAATGTTGGTGATTAAATGATAGGATCTCATGGCAACCTGGAGTCTCTGTGCATCTGTGCTTCAAGTCTGCAGAGGGGTGATGTTCTTATTTCAAGGCAAGCTTAAATAATATGTGTGGCTTTCAAGCTATGCAAACTCATGACGCTTGGTTACAGAGATGAagtatggcaatttttttttttttttattgctaaaaGTATACGATATACCTTCAGGAATTTATAAGGCAGCAGTAAAGGAATTCCAGCATTAATGGGTGTGGGCCTCCCCTATAAATGAACACAATGTTAATGACATGGTCTTCATGCAAATTAGCTGATGAAATGCAGGGTATGATAGCTTGTGGTTTGTCACACCTACTACAAGGGTTTATAAAAGGCCCCAAGGAAGCAGAGAAGTTCATATTCTGAAAGCAAAAGCTTTGTTCTCACCTACATCTTCAACTATTGACAAGATGAGCTATTACTGCGGCAACTACTATGGCGGTCTGGGCTATGGCCTTGGTGGCTTGGGCTGTGGCTGTGGCTCTGGTGGCTACGGATACGTCTGCTACCGCCCATGTTACTATGGAAGATATTGCTCCTCTGGCTTTTACTAAGAAACCTTGCATTCAACCTCACACATGACTGAGAACTTTCAGCCAATTTTCCTCTTCTTGATTCTACCCTCTGGACACTTCATTCCATTGGTGCCTCTCTCAGATGAAATTATCATAAGCCAATCCTAGGTCACTTTAATAGATGTTCAGGTTTCAGCATACCAGGACTGACTTGATAATAATCATCTGAACTTGCAATTCTAATTTGGGGCAGTGTGGTGGATTTACAGTTTGGGTAATAATTCTCCTTTTGGATACATACTTTGGCAGAACTCTCATTTCATATTGTTCATGTGAGATCTGTGAAAATTTACTTTCAGTAAACTTACTTTGGataggagaagatggcggaagagtaagacacagaggtcacctttctccccacagatacatcagaaatacatctacacgtggaactgctcctatagaacacccactgaacgctggcagaagacctcagacctcccaaaaggcaagaaactccccacatacctgggtagggcaaaagaaaaaaagaaaaaacagagccaaaagaatagggatgggacctgcaccagtgggagggagctgtgaaggaggaaaggtttccacacactaggaagccccttcgtgggtggagactgcaggtggccgaggggggaagcttcagagccacggaggagagcgcagccacaggggtgcggagggcaaagcgagagattcccgcacagaggatcggggccgagcagcactcaccagcccgagaggcttgtctgctcagccgccggggcgggcgggggctgggagctgaggctcgggctttggaggtcggatcccagggagaggactggggttggctgcgtgaacacagactgaagtggggttagtgcaccacagctagccgggagggagtccaggaaaaggtctggagctgcggAACAGGCAAgatactttttcttgcctctttgtttcctggtgtgcgaggagaggggattgagAGTGccacttaaacgagctccagagacgggcgcgagccgcggctatcagcgcggaccccagagacgggcatgagacgctaaggctgctgctgccaccaccaagaagcctgtgagcaagcacaggtcactctccacaccgcccctcctgggagcctgtgcagcccgccacagccagggtcccgtgaaccagggacaacttacccgggagaacGCAGGGcgggcctcaggctggtgcaatgtcatgctgaCCTCTGCCGCTGCaagctcgccctgcatccgtacccctccctcccctcggtctgagtgagccagagcccccgaagcagctgctcttttaaccccgtcctgtctgagaaaagaacagacgccctcaggcgacctacacgcagtggcagggccaaatccaaagctgaaccccgggagctgtgcaaacaaagaagagaaagggaaatctctcccagcagcctcaggagcagtggattaaatctccacaatcaacttgatgtgcctgcatctgtggaatacctgagtagacaacgaatcatcccaaattaggaggtggactttggaagcaagatatattattttttccccttttcctctttttgtgagtgtgtatgtgtatgcttctgtgtgagattttgtctgtatagctttgctttcaccatttgtcctacggttctgtctgtccgtttttgttttgttttgttttgtttttaacttaaaaatttttttttcttcataattattttttattttagtaactttattttatctttattttttttaaggtttcactttatttatttatttatttatttatttatttatttatttatggctgtttactttattttattttatcctctttctttctttctttctattttttctcccttttattctgagccgtgtagatgaaaggctcttggtgctccacccaggcatcagggctgtgcctctgaggtgggagagccaacttcaagacactggtccacaagagacctcccagatccacataataccaaatggtgaaaatctcccagagatctccatctcaacaccaagacccagcttcactcaacgaccagcaagctacagtgctggacaacctatggcaatcaactagcaagacaggaacacaaccccacccattagcaaagaggctgcctaaaatcataataaggccacagacaccccaaaacacaccaccagacgtggacctgcccaccagaaagacaagatccagcctcatccaccagaacacaggcactagtcccctccaccaggaagcctacacaacccactgaaccaaccttagccactggggacagacaccaaaacaacgggaactacgaacctgcagcctgggaaaaggagaccccaaacacagtaagataaacaaaatgagaagacagaaaaacacacagcaggtgaaggagcaaggtaaaaacacaccagacctaacaaatgaagaggaaataggcagtctacctgaaaaagaattcagaataatgttgtaaagatgatccagaatgttggaaatagaatagacaaaatgcaagaaacatttaacaaggacgtagaagaactaaagaggaaccaagcaacgatgaaaaacacaataaatgaaattaaaaatactctagatgggatcaatagcagaataactgaggcagaagaacggataagtgacctggaaggtaaaatagtggaaataactactgcagagcagaataaagaaaaaagaatgaaaagaactgaggacagtctcagagacctctgggacaacattaaatgcaccaacattcgaattacaggggtcccagaagaagaagagaaaaagaaagggactgagaaaatatttgaaaagattatagttgaaaacttccctaatatgagaaaggaaatagttaatcaagtcctggaagtacagagagtcccatacaggataaatccaaggaggaacactcATATTAatcaaagacacatattaatcaaactattaaaaattaaatataaagaaaacatattaaaagcagcaagggaaaaacaacaaataacacacaagggaatccccataaggttaacagctgatctttcagcagaaactctgcaagtcagaagggagtggcaggacatatttaaagtgatgaaggagaaaaacctacaaccaagattactctacccagcaaggatctcattcagatttgatggagaaattagaacctttacagacaagcaaaagctgagagagttcagcaccaccaaaccagctttacaacaaatgctaaaggaacttctctaggcaagaaacacaagagaaggaaaacacctacaataacaaacccaaaacatttaagaaaatgagaataggaacgtacatatcgataattaccttaaatgtaaatggattaaatgctcccaccaaaagacacagactggctgaatgggtacaaaaagaagacctgtatatatgctgtctacaagagacccacttcagacctagggacacatatagactaaaagtgaggggatggaaaaagatattccatgcaaatggaaatcaaaagaaagctggagtagcaattctcatatcagacaaaataaactttaaaataaagactattacaagagacaaaaaggacactacataatgatcaagggatcgatccaagaagaagatataacaattgtaaatatttatgcacccaacataggagtaactcaatacataaggcaaatactaacagccataaaaggagaaatcgacagtaacacaatcaacgtaggggactttaacaccccactttcaccaatggacagatcatccaaaatgaaaataaataaggaaacacaagctttaaatgatacattaaacaagatagacttaattgatatttataggacattctatccaaaaacaacagaatgcacgtttctcaagtgctcatggaacactctgcaggatagatcatatcttgggtcacaaatcaagccttggtaaatttaagaaaattgaaatcgtatcaagtaatttttctgaccacaacgctatgagactagatatcaattacaggaaaagatctgtaaaaaatacaaacacatggaggctacacaatacactacttaataacgaagtgatcactgaagaaatcaaaggggaaatcaaaatatacccaggaacaaatgacaatggagacacaacgacccaaaacctatgggatgcaacaaaagcagttctaagagggaagtttatagcaatacaatcctaccttaagaaacagaaaacatctcaaataaacaacctagccttgcacctaaagcaattagagaaagaagaacaaaaagaccccaaagttagcagaaggaaagaaatcataaagatcagatcataaataaatgaaaaagaaatgaaggaaacgatagcaaagatcaataaaactaaaagctggttctttgagaagataaaaaaaattgataaaccattagccagactcatcaagaaaaaaacggagaagactcaaatcaatagaattagaaatgaaaaaggagaagtaacaactgacactgcagaaatacaaacgatcatgagagttactacaagcaactctatgccaataaaatggacaacctggaagaaatggacaaattcttagaaatgcacaacctgccgaaactgaaccagtaagaaatagaaaatatgaacagaccaatcacaagcactgaaattgaaactgtgattaagaatcttccaaaaaacaaaagcccaggaccagatggcttcacaggcgaattctatcaaacatttagagaagagctaacacctatccttctcaaactcttccacaatattgcagagggagaacacatcccaactcattctacaaggccaccatcaccctgataccaaaaccaggcaaagatgtcacaaagaaagaaaactacaggccaatatcacggatgaacatagatgcaaaaatcctcaacaaaatactagcaaacagaatccaacagcacattaaaaagatcatacaccatgatcaagtggggtttattccagaatgcaaggattcttcaatatacgcaaatcaatcaatgtgatacaccatattaacaaattgaaggagaaaaaccatatgatcatctcaatagatgcagagaaagctttcaacaaaattcaacacccatttatgataaaagccctgcagaaagtaggcatagagggaactttcctcaacataataaaggccatatatgacaaacccgcagccaacatcatcctcaatggtgaaaaactgaaaccatttccactaagatcaggaacaagacaaggttgcccactctcaccactattattcaacatagtttcagaagtgttagccacagcaatcagagaagaaaaagaaataaaaggaatccaaattggaaaagaagaagtaaagctgtcactgtttgcagatgacacgatactatacatagagaatcctaaagatgctaccagaaaactactagagctaatcaatgaatttggtaaagtaacaggatacaaaattaatgcacagaaatctcttgcattcctatatactaatgatgaaaaatctgaaagtgaaattaagaaaacactcccatttaccattgcaacaaaaagaataaaatatctaggaataaacctacttaaggagacaaaagacctgtatgcagaaaattataagacactgatgaaagaaattaaagatgatacaaatagatggagagatataccatgttcttggattggaagaatcaacattgtgaaaatgactctactacccaaagcaatctacagattcaatgcaatccctatcaaactaccactggcatttttcacagaactagaacaaaaaatttcacaatttgtatggaaacacaaaagaccccgaatagccaaagcaatcttgagaacgaaaaatggagctggaggaatcaggctccctgacttcagactataccacaaagctacagtaaccaagacagtatggtactggcacaaaaacagacatatagatcaatggaacaggatagaaagcccagagataaacccacgcacatatggtcaccttatctttgataaaggaggcaagcatatacagtggagaaaagatagactcgtcaataagtggtgctgcaaaaactggacaggtacatgtaaaagtatgaaattagaacactccctaacaccaaacacaaaaataaactcaaaatggattaaagacctaaatgtaaggccagacactatcaaactcttagaggaaaacataggcataacactctatgacataaatcacagcaagatcctttttgacccagctccttgagaaatggaaataaaaacaaaaataaacaaatgggacctaatgacacttaaaagcttttgcacagcaaaggaaaccataaacaagaccaaaagacaaccctcagaatgggagaaaatatttgcaaatgaagcaactgacaaaggattaatctccaagatttacaagcagctcatgcagctcaatatcaaaaaaacaaacaacccaatccaaaaatgggcagaagacctaaacagacatttctccaaagaagatatacagattgccaacaaacacatgaaagaatgctcaacattactaatcattagaggaacgcaaatcaaaactaccatgaggtatcacctcacaccggtcagaatggccatcatcaaaaaatctagaaacaataaatgctggagagggtgaggagaaaagggaaccctcttgcactgttggtgggaatgtaaattgatacagccactatggagaacagtatggaggttccttaaaaaactaaaaatagaactaccatatgacccagcaatcccattactgggcatataccctgagaaaaccataattcaaaaagagtcatgcaccacaatgttcactgcagctctatttacaatagccaggatatggaagcaacctaagtgtccatcgacagatgaatggataaagaagatgtggcacatatatacaatggaatattactcagccataaaaagaaatgaaatggaggtatttgtagtgaggtggatggagttagagtctgtcatacagagtgaagaaagtcacaaagagaaaaacaaatacagtatgctaacacatatatatggaatctaaggaaagaaaaaagaaagatcatgaagaacctagtggcaagatgggaataaagacagagacctactagagaatggacttgtggatatggggagggggaaggataagctgtgacaaagtgagagagtggcatggacatatatacactaccaaacgtaaaatagatagctagtgggaagcaaccgcatagcacagggagatcagctcggtgctttgtgaccacctagaggggtgggatagggagggtgggagggagggagatgcaagagggaagaaatatgggaacatatgtatatgtatcactgattcactttgttataaagcagaaactaacacaccattgtaaagcaattatactccaataaagatggtttaaaaaaaaacaaacaaaaacttacttTGGCTGGCATTTTAAATGTGTCCTAGTTCTCTGTCCTTCATAAATAGGATTTCTATACATAAGGGCATTGAGCATGAGTTTATGCGTGTGTCTGTCtgcaatctgtgtgtgtgttcttcaTGAAAACTCCGACAGTGGTGTTGTACCTGTAATTCTATGTAACCATGAGGGTAGAGAGACTGTCCAGCAattcttttcacattttgttAAAAGTATATCAACGAAGCAGCTGCAGCTGCTCTTAACCAGCCTCATATCTTCACAGTGGGATCGTTATGCAACATTATTGCATCATTTGCCAGTGTTGTATTCTATGTCCTGCTGTCTTTTGCTGTTTCCAAGCAGGACCTTACTCTGTTGTATTGTTGGAAGCTGTGTTCTTAATGGATTTCTTCTACTAAGGCTGTTTTTCTTGCTTCGCTTAAACAACAATTGAAGGAGCTCAAACAACCTTCAGAATCACATAGTAATTGGTTTGCTAAGTTGCCATCCTTGCTTTCAGGTACCCAGGGCTGTAAGTTATATTTGGATACATGTCTCAGCAAGTCCTTGCATGGAGTGCCCAAAGAGACACTTGTCATACTGTAGAACTTTGCTCTTCAAAATGTCCTACCTTGATTAGGTTTACTCCCTTGATAATCAAACTAATTATACTTAGGTAATTCGGTTTGTGATTCTATTTAAAGGGCTAGAAGTCCCAGTAtatggtgtgtgggtgtgttaaTAATCATTTCTGTTTCTAGACTTCCAGAACTGCTTGCATTGTCCTTGGCTGTTCTGTTTACCTATTCTTTGTATCTCCAGATGGTATCTTCACCTTTTATTCAACTTGCTTCATTGGTAATAAAACCCTGCAAAAACGGAGATTGTATGGAACTCTATTGCCTCTctgaagtactttttttttcagttatcagGAAGAAAGTTCTTTTAAGATGTCTTTGAATGAATGACAGCTTTTGAAAGACAACTGCATTCAAGCTATAACCACAAAATCGGTCAACCATTGACCTACTTGTATATTAATATATGACAATGACATCCTTAGCTTTGGAGTCTATAAACCAAACCAATCAAAGACAGAATACATGAAATCCAGAAAAAAGGGGGAGAAATCCTGAAAGAtgctatatttaatttctttcaagaacATAGGATGGTCATGACAAATGAAGCAGTGTCTCTGCTTACAAAAAAATATTGATAGTGCATGCCTTCAGCTGTTGACTCAAAAAATACTAGGAACAGACATTGGTAACAAATTTTAGACATGAGATAGAGCATGTCACATGCAGTACAAGTTCAAGGGGTCAATACCAAAGTTTTTATGAGCTGTACAAAATAATTATACATTAGCCcacatttcaaaatattgttAGATGAACTAGTCTTGGACATCTAAGAAAAAGGCTGCTAATTGTCAACAAGAGCTTCAACTTATTAATTTTTGCTGTGCTTGGTGATGCCATGCTGGCACCTCCCATGACAGATGTAATCATGCATTtattcaaccaaccaaccaagagTAATTATCATCACATTGTGCCCAATCTTTACTAAGTATAAGCAGTAGAAAGACATAAAAAAGTTTCCAGGGATATTGATGAACTTACTGGTCAGATGGAAATTCAAGTAATAAATATATGATTACAATTCTCTCTATTGACTTTTAAGAAAGATTTATGTATTGGGAGCAATTGGACCCCATAGGTGGGACATTTAATCAAGCCTGTGTTGTCAGTGAAAGttccccccaaaaagaaactgCCCGAGTTTAGTATTAAAGAAATATACTAGAAGGGAAGATTTAGAATGTGTTGGGCATAGTGTTTGTGTTAGCCTGCTTCTTTCAGCAGTTTGTTTCCCCATAATCAATAACTAGATGCAGTTTTCTCTAGTAGACATGTACTTATTCAACATTTTCAGGAGAGTTTCATTTAGAAACTAGAAATTGGAAGGTGGAGTTAGATTGCCTGGGAAGCTCTTCCAACTTCATAGGTGATAACCATCATCAAAAATAATGGTAGCAGTTATCTAGGAATTGCTGCAAGTGGGAATATGAAATCGAAGAGAGATAACTTAGAAGAATCAGTGCCCTGGTTTGTAACCATTATAAGTGTAAAGAAGATTAAAGTTCTAGAATCAATTGTATCAGAAAGGCGTTAGTTTGATGTTCATAGATTTTAATCAGGAATATACTGCTTTAGGCTTTCATTGGATTCTCTTTAAGTGAAATATCACTTAAGGATATTCTTACTTAGTAAAGAATATtgtattttcaaagcactttcgtATGTTTTCTTCAGTAATATTTACAACAGCTTTTTGATTTAcacagccatttttttttttttttcattgcagctctatttacaacagccaggacatggaagcaacccaggtgcccatcaacagataaacagACAAAGAAGACgcggcacatacatacaatggaacaccacccagccacaaaaaaaatgaaattgagtcatctgCAGTGAGGCGGACGGATCCAGAGTCTATCACGCAGAccgaagcaagtcagaaagagaaaaacaaacaccgcatgccaacacatatatatggaatctaaaaaaaaaaaatggttatgaagcaCCTacggacaggacaggaataaagacacagatgcagaggatggacgtgaggacacagggaaggggaaggggaagcggggacgaagtgagagagtggcatggactaatatatattaccaaatgtaaaatagatagctagtgggaagcagccacatagcacagggagatcagctcggtgctttgtgaccacctagaggggagggatagggagggtgggagggagatgcaagagggagggtatatggggatatatgtatatgtatagctgattcacttttttttttcccacacacactgtattttatttttacaagagataaatagactgacaccaagcattgtacatggatgaccacaacaaaagcaacaatgattgcaattaccaaacatgaaacacactcatactatgtcataatattgacattcagtccagtaatcctccactgtaacagctcctttactttgcagtgaaaattgatttgtatattctttgcctctgagtccttgtgggattttttctttttttaaattcaaacagaaagtcacaaaaattatactcatcctcatcagttcactcagtcccatgtaattaatttttttttcatcttgatcttttgttagcacttttatgagctcatcagtttttcattagagttctgaaaatgcttattcattcagttcagcagtacagtcaggtaccagaaacctgtacttgtcagagtcttttccatgaatttcctgaagatgaaacccttttataggaacagatttacaaaagcatcagagtacacccagaactgtctgtaaatgacaaaagacttaaaaatgaccacggttaaagatttgatgaaagttcataataatgcagttgacaagaaaattagttatttctgagatatacattttaaagtaataactaggattatgacttacaACATTA
Coding sequences:
- the LOC133093169 gene encoding keratin-associated protein 19-9b-like; translated protein: MSYYCGNYYGGLGYGLGGLGCGCGSGGYGYVCYRPCYYGRYCSSGFY